The Bacteroidota bacterium DNA window CTTTGCTTTAGATGCAGTATCAAATGACATACCCATTCCGGTATGCATAAAAGTTTCGAATTTATCGGAATGACATTGCTTGCATGCTTCCTTACCGATATAATTTGTGGAGTCTGAAAGTGAAGAATATTCCTTTACATTAATTTTTGAATCGGTTCTGTTGCATGACAAGAATATAAAAACCGAAAAGAAGATCAGTGCTCCTGCGTATACTACATTTTTAATACGCATCAATAGGATTATTTTTTGATGAGTTGCAAAGTGTATTCATCATAGAATTTTCCTTGTTCGTAGATCCAGTCTTGCTTTAATCCGGTAACTTCAAATCCTGCACGTTTAAACAGAGAAACACTACTTTCATTTTCTACGCGGATGTTAGAATAGATCTGATGCAGATCCAGAACTTCAAAACCATAATCCATGATCAGGTGTAATGCTTCTGTAGCATAACCCCTGCCTCTGTCAGCTTTATCTGCGATCAAAATTCCAATGCCGGCTCTTTTATTTTTAGGATCGAAATCGAAAAGATCAACACAACCGATTGAACGTGTGGTTTCATCTTCATCGGCCTCATCAAAATATTTCAGGTCGATCATTAATCGCAATTGTTTGTTCGTGTAAATATCCTGATGAACTTGTGTTACGAACTCCTCCAGAACAAATTTCGAAAAAGGAACCAGTGTTCCGCTCACACTCCAGATGGAACTGTCGTTCTCCCACTTATAAAGTTGATTGAGATCCGTTGGCTCCAATGCTCTCAAATGAATTAATTCGCCTACCAGTTGCATATAGATTTTGTTTGTCCGAATTTACGGATTGTTGTTCGAATATTGACGTAGTTGTGAAGTGAATTCTATGAACAATCAATTGTTCAAGTAGTGGCAAAAGTAAGTCTCCTATACTGCAAAACCAAATTTCAAATTATTACATTTCCGCTGAATGCAGCCACTGCAGGGCCTTCCAGCCAGATCTGATCAAATCGCTGTCCGTCTCCGTTAAAATGCACTTTCAATTTGCCACCCGGTGTATGAACTACGCACTCATCATTTTTTTTGATCTTACCTGAATAAACAGCAGCAATTACAGCAGCAGTTACCCCTGTTCCGCAAGAGAGCGTTTCGCCTTCAACGCCTCTTTCGTACGTTCTGACATGAATGGAATTGTCTTCGATCTGAACAAAATTCACATTTATTCCTTCAGCTTTATAATCATCAGAATTTCTGATCGCTTTTCCTTTTGATTCTACATTTACTTCTTTTACCGATTTTACAAAAGTGACGTAATGAGGCGAACCTGTATTCAGGACAATTGCTCCTTTTACTTTTTGAATTCCGAGGACATCAGCCATTTTCAACTTCACTATTAATGGCGTTTTTGAAACCAGTATTGCTTCATGCGGACCATCAAAAGCCAGAAAATTTGTTTCTTCTTTGATGAGTTTTAAAGTATGAGCAAAAGCAACAGCGCATCGTCCCCCATTACCGCACATCGATCCGAAATTTCCATCAGAATTGTAATAGACCATCTCAAAATCAAATCCATCCTTCTTAACGATCCTGATCAAACCATCGCCACCTATTCCAAAGTGACGATCACATAATTTCCGGACTTGTTCTGTGGAAAGAGGAAAATTATTCAATCGATCATCGATCATAATGAAATCGTTTCCCGTACCGTGGTATTTATGGAATGTTATTTTCATTTGAGTGCTGCCGGTAGATCAGTGTTTTTAATAGTAGAAAAAGCAATAAATTCATCTGAAGGATTTAACCTGAAATAATCCTGACCATATTTCATCATCAATTTATCTTCAACAAAATATAGCTTAACAGCATCAGGCTCTTCAATACCAAATAGCACCAGTTTATTTGAAGCCAGTTTATAGCCTTTGTAATTTACCGGCGACAACCAGAATTCAACTTCGTAATTTTCGTCCTGCGACTTTGAAGTTTCAACAAGACCTCCGGAAGGATTGAGTTTATTTGCTGTTGACTGTGATAAAGAATTTTCGGCAGCTTTTTTTGTCTCTTCGATTTGAATTCCTGTAACTTTCAATGTATGAACAACGAGAAGTTGATCCTGTTTAACAACTACATTCTCTTCCTCGGAAAGAATTTCGGGATTCAGAGAATCCTGAGTGATTACTTTTTCTTCAACAGATAATTCCGGATTGGAACTCTCCTTTACTCCCTCCGCTTCACTTGAAGTTTGATTTGTTTTGTTAGAAGATGTTGCAATTGAAGGCGTAGGATCCTTGATCTTTTCAACATCGTTCTTCCTGAAAAGATCCCAGCTGAAAATACGTTTACGACTCTGTAAAGTTCCTGTCCCAAGATATTGCCATAGCGTAATTCCAATTGCAGTAATAAATAAAAAAGTCAGGATCAGTTTTAACCCTGATGGAACTAATGGTTTCTTATAGCCAATTTGTGTTACTATGGATTTCTCCAGTCTTGTATCTTCAGCAATTTGAATTGATTCAATCAGCAGGTTATGAAATGAAACCTGTTTTCTGAAATTCGAATCCTGCTCCAGTTTATCCATGAACTCCTTTAGTTCAACGCCACTTAGCGAATTATCGATATAACGATCAATCAAAGATCTTTCTTGCGTTGTCATATCAGGATTCAATTCCGGTGTTAAGTCTTGCCTGAGCGATCTGACGAAACTGGTTTAATGATTTGTGAACTTCAAATTCTGCAATCACGGGATTACTGAATTCAAACCGAACTGCAATTTCCTCAAAAGTGAGTTTCTCTGTATATCTCGCACTTAAAAGTTTTTTGCTTTGCTCATCGAGAATGGTAAAACACGATGCCGCAGCATCTCTTTCGATTTCCGAGGCAGGTAAGATCGCAGGCTGACGTTTGAATTTTCTGCTTTCTTTTTCTTTACTCAAATGTTCATTGAGAAGGTTATAAATGTATTTATCCAGGTCCACATGCGTTGA harbors:
- a CDS encoding GNAT family N-acetyltransferase codes for the protein MQLVGELIHLRALEPTDLNQLYKWENDSSIWSVSGTLVPFSKFVLEEFVTQVHQDIYTNKQLRLMIDLKYFDEADEDETTRSIGCVDLFDFDPKNKRAGIGILIADKADRGRGYATEALHLIMDYGFEVLDLHQIYSNIRVENESSVSLFKRAGFEVTGLKQDWIYEQGKFYDEYTLQLIKK
- a CDS encoding diaminopimelate epimerase, translating into MKITFHKYHGTGNDFIMIDDRLNNFPLSTEQVRKLCDRHFGIGGDGLIRIVKKDGFDFEMVYYNSDGNFGSMCGNGGRCAVAFAHTLKLIKEETNFLAFDGPHEAILVSKTPLIVKLKMADVLGIQKVKGAIVLNTGSPHYVTFVKSVKEVNVESKGKAIRNSDDYKAEGINVNFVQIEDNSIHVRTYERGVEGETLSCGTGVTAAVIAAVYSGKIKKNDECVVHTPGGKLKVHFNGDGQRFDQIWLEGPAVAAFSGNVII